A single genomic interval of Arthrobacter methylotrophus harbors:
- a CDS encoding APC family permease, with the protein MSNPQALARRLGTFDAVVIGLGSMIGAGVFAAFTPAAAAAGSGLLLGLVVAAAVAFCNATSSAQLAAVYPTSGGTYIYGRERLGPWAGFVAGWGFVIGKTASAAAMAMTFAAYAAPAGWERPVAIAAVVVLAVVNYHGVTRTAGLTRVLVLAVLVALAIAVAACWGGSSPAPGNILGDGLLAHGWYGILQSSGLLFFAFAGYARIATMGEEVRDPRRAIPRAIGIALGITVVLYAVIAVTLLAALGPDGVAGTPTPLAVAVGTGSLPWAVPVVRAGAAVAALGALLALIAGLGRTTLAMARHHDLPRWLAAVHPRYRVPHRAEVALAVVICMIVTVADLRGAIGFSSFGVLIYYLVANIAAFTQPAEDRKYPKALQAFGALACVVLVATLPPLSAGLGVAMFAVGIILRAVRINR; encoded by the coding sequence ATGAGCAACCCCCAAGCCCTGGCCCGCCGGCTGGGTACCTTTGACGCAGTAGTCATCGGGCTGGGCTCCATGATTGGCGCCGGCGTCTTCGCGGCCTTCACTCCGGCAGCTGCCGCCGCAGGCTCGGGGCTGTTGCTCGGCCTCGTCGTCGCGGCCGCGGTGGCCTTCTGCAACGCGACGTCGTCCGCCCAGCTCGCCGCCGTCTACCCGACGTCGGGCGGAACATACATTTACGGTCGCGAGCGGCTGGGACCGTGGGCCGGATTCGTGGCCGGGTGGGGCTTCGTGATCGGCAAGACGGCCAGTGCCGCGGCCATGGCCATGACCTTCGCTGCCTATGCCGCGCCGGCGGGGTGGGAACGACCCGTGGCGATCGCCGCCGTCGTCGTCCTCGCCGTGGTGAATTACCACGGCGTCACCCGGACCGCGGGCCTGACCCGCGTTCTGGTTCTCGCCGTGCTGGTGGCCCTCGCCATTGCTGTCGCAGCCTGCTGGGGAGGTTCCTCTCCCGCACCAGGCAACATTCTCGGCGACGGGCTGCTGGCACATGGCTGGTACGGGATTCTCCAATCGTCCGGTTTGCTGTTCTTCGCCTTCGCCGGTTACGCAAGGATCGCAACCATGGGGGAAGAAGTCCGCGATCCCCGACGCGCCATCCCGCGCGCCATCGGGATCGCATTGGGAATCACGGTGGTTCTCTACGCCGTCATTGCCGTAACCCTTCTCGCGGCTCTGGGTCCGGACGGCGTGGCAGGCACGCCAACACCACTCGCCGTTGCGGTCGGAACCGGTTCCCTGCCGTGGGCCGTCCCCGTGGTCCGCGCAGGCGCCGCAGTAGCAGCATTGGGTGCCCTGCTGGCACTCATCGCGGGCTTGGGACGAACCACGCTCGCCATGGCCCGGCACCACGATCTGCCGCGCTGGCTCGCGGCCGTCCATCCCCGCTATCGGGTCCCGCACAGGGCCGAAGTCGCCCTGGCCGTCGTGATCTGCATGATCGTAACGGTCGCGGATTTGCGCGGCGCGATCGGCTTCTCCTCTTTCGGGGTGCTCATCTACTATCTGGTCGCAAATATTGCTGCGTTCACCCAGCCGGCCGAAGACCGCAAGTACCCCAAGGCACTCCAAGCGTTCGGGGCCTTGGCTTGCGTCGTCCTGGTAGCGACTCTCCCGCCGCTCTCAGCCGGCCTCGGCGTCGCCATGTTCGCCGTCGGAATCATCCTGCGCGCGGTCAGGATCAATCGCTAA